The following are encoded in a window of Pseudofrancisella aestuarii genomic DNA:
- a CDS encoding SH3 domain-containing protein, which produces MKKIISFSLTLVALFCSYGFASSTAAENNSSCKDSNKNKEIYVSIYDKNSSDAEVISKLLPKSDKSYTVFYCTENSWCEIVNQENGKTGWINMEELKKAEEAYMKQNQKKIMFQQMISHIDSQDRRIGQLEAQMVQMQKEFVSVLQAQQQQINRLKQAYY; this is translated from the coding sequence GTGAAAAAAATAATTAGTTTTTCTTTAACATTGGTTGCTTTATTTTGTAGCTATGGTTTTGCAAGTTCAACTGCAGCTGAAAACAATAGTAGTTGCAAAGATAGTAATAAAAATAAAGAAATTTATGTAAGCATTTATGATAAAAACTCTAGTGATGCTGAAGTAATAAGCAAATTATTACCAAAATCAGATAAAAGCTATACAGTTTTCTATTGTACAGAAAATAGTTGGTGTGAAATTGTAAATCAAGAGAATGGAAAAACTGGCTGGATCAATATGGAAGAGCTTAAAAAAGCTGAAGAAGCATATATGAAACAAAATCAAAAGAAAATAATGTTTCAACAGATGATAAGCCATATAGACTCTCAAGATAGAAGAATAGGGCAGTTAGAAGCACAAATGGTTCAAATGCAAAAAGAATTTGTTTCAGTATTACAAGCACAACAACAACAAATAAATAGATTAAAGCAGGCTTACTATTAA
- the rnhA gene encoding ribonuclease HI, giving the protein MNENRVIAYTDGACKGNPGVGGWGALLIYKGNIKELCGAEKDTTNNRMELLAAINTLKTLKRKCDITIYTDSKYLQNGILDWMPNWIKNNWKTKANKPVKNKDLWEELNNLVKSHNVKWSWVKGHSGDAGNERADALANEAINKLIK; this is encoded by the coding sequence ATGAATGAAAATAGAGTTATAGCTTATACTGATGGAGCATGCAAAGGAAATCCTGGAGTTGGGGGTTGGGGAGCTTTACTTATATATAAAGGTAATATAAAAGAATTATGTGGTGCAGAAAAAGACACTACTAATAATAGAATGGAGCTTCTTGCGGCTATTAATACCTTAAAAACATTAAAAAGAAAATGTGATATAACAATATATACAGATTCAAAATATTTACAAAATGGTATTTTAGACTGGATGCCTAATTGGATAAAAAATAATTGGAAAACTAAAGCTAATAAACCTGTAAAAAATAAAGATCTATGGGAAGAACTAAATAACCTAGTCAAATCACATAATGTGAAATGGTCTTGGGTTAAGGGACATAGTGGGGATGCAGGAAATGAAAGAGCTGATGCTTTAGCTAATGAAGCAATAAATAAATTAATAAAATAA
- the secF gene encoding protein translocase subunit SecF, which translates to MEFFKKKTQIDFLGIKKYTTAFSAILIVLSLFFIFTKGLNLGLDFTGGYQMQVQLSNSQTASELTSELDKIGYKNSNITTFGENNGFLIKLPPQQSKASSVSIETVQQEMKTQIEKAINGNVESINYIGPQVGKELASNGILAILLALICILVYISARFEMKFGISACLALLHDPIVILGVFAAFQLEFDLTVLAAILAVIGYSLNDTVVIYDRVRENFRKMRKASVTEVVNSAINDTLSRTILTSGLTMLVVVILYLFGGASVHNFSLALILGIIVGTYSSIYVAGVIAVALGLNRESLLPKQVSKNLEDI; encoded by the coding sequence ATGGAATTTTTTAAGAAAAAAACACAAATAGATTTCCTTGGAATAAAGAAATATACGACTGCTTTTTCAGCTATCTTAATTGTATTATCTTTATTCTTTATTTTTACAAAAGGTCTTAATTTGGGACTAGATTTTACAGGCGGTTATCAAATGCAAGTTCAGTTGAGTAATTCACAAACAGCAAGTGAATTAACTTCTGAATTAGATAAAATTGGTTATAAAAACTCTAATATTACAACATTTGGTGAAAATAATGGTTTTCTAATTAAGCTTCCTCCACAACAAAGTAAAGCAAGCTCTGTTAGTATAGAAACTGTACAACAAGAAATGAAAACTCAAATTGAAAAAGCAATTAATGGAAATGTTGAGAGTATAAATTATATTGGACCACAAGTTGGAAAAGAATTAGCAAGCAATGGTATTTTAGCTATACTTTTAGCTCTTATATGTATTTTAGTTTATATAAGTGCTAGATTTGAAATGAAGTTTGGAATAAGTGCTTGTCTAGCTTTATTGCATGATCCTATAGTTATTTTAGGAGTTTTTGCAGCATTTCAATTAGAGTTTGATTTAACTGTACTAGCAGCTATATTAGCTGTCATAGGCTATTCATTAAATGATACAGTAGTAATTTATGATAGGGTTAGAGAGAACTTTAGAAAAATGCGTAAAGCATCTGTTACTGAGGTTGTTAACAGTGCAATTAATGATACATTATCACGTACAATTTTAACCTCAGGTCTTACTATGCTAGTAGTAGTTATCCTATATTTATTTGGTGGGGCATCTGTTCATAATTTTTCATTAGCTCTTATCTTAGGTATTATTGTTGGGACTTACTCTTCTATATATGTTGCTGGAGTGATTGCTGTTGCATTAGGCCTTAATAGGGAATCTTTATTACCAAAACAAGTTTCTAAAAATCTAGAAGATATCTAA
- the leuS gene encoding leucine--tRNA ligase, protein MNEYNFNQIEKAAQKYWQENKSFEAKENPNKEKFYCLSMLPYPSGTLHMGHVRNYTIGDVIARYQTMQGKNVLHPMGWDAFGLPAENAAIKHKKSPYEWTKSNISHMKEQLSSLGFSFDWSREIATCDEDYYKWEQWFFIQLYKKGLAYRKNSVVNWDPVDQTVLANEQVVDGRGWRSSALIEKKEIPQWFLKITDYADELLNDIQKLEGWPEAVKTMQTNWIGKSKGLTVKFNLKHSNEILEVFTTRPDTLMGVSYLAIAPEHPLALELAKINSEINNFIEECRHTSTMEADLSTQEKKGIKTSLKVIHPISNEEVDVWIANFVLMGYGTGAVMSVPAHDQRDWEFAQKYNIHLKQVIESENKNIKVDLTKEAFIEKGVLINSDEFNGLNFKKAYQAIKKYLFDNNKGYETTNFRIHDWGISRQRYWGCPIPMVHCDSCGIVPEKEENLPVKLPTNVTLTEAGSPLKTMSEFLETSCPKCGSKATRETDTFDTFFESSWYYARYTCPTANKMLDNEANYWLPVDKYIGGIEHAIMHLLYARFFHKLMRDEGLVTSSEPFTNLLTQGMVLKDGAKMSKSKGNTVDPQELIDKYGADTVRLFSMFAAPPEQSLEWSDTGVEGANKFLRKVWNYAQANKNILPSSISLNNLSKTDKKARYEIYSNLKQAIFDFDKSQFNTVVSACMKILNTLNDYDDTLSGNVKAEGLSILLRIMSPFTPHISHQLWQKLDFGENILISEFPKIDENALDKDDFLLVVQINGKVKAKFELASSLSKEEIEKEVLAQDSIKNSINDKQIVKIIYVPQKLMNIVIK, encoded by the coding sequence ATGAATGAATATAACTTTAATCAAATAGAAAAAGCAGCTCAAAAATATTGGCAAGAAAATAAAAGTTTTGAAGCAAAAGAAAACCCTAATAAAGAAAAATTCTATTGCTTATCTATGCTACCCTACCCTAGTGGTACATTACATATGGGACATGTCAGAAACTATACAATTGGTGATGTGATAGCAAGATATCAAACTATGCAAGGCAAAAATGTTCTTCATCCTATGGGCTGGGATGCTTTTGGGTTGCCAGCAGAAAACGCTGCAATAAAACATAAAAAATCTCCTTATGAATGGACAAAAAGCAATATTTCTCATATGAAAGAGCAGCTTTCTTCTTTAGGATTTAGCTTTGATTGGTCTAGAGAGATAGCTACTTGTGATGAAGATTACTATAAATGGGAACAATGGTTCTTTATACAACTTTATAAAAAAGGGTTAGCGTATCGTAAAAACTCTGTTGTTAACTGGGATCCTGTTGATCAAACAGTCTTAGCGAATGAGCAAGTTGTTGATGGTCGTGGTTGGAGATCTAGTGCTTTAATTGAGAAAAAAGAGATTCCTCAATGGTTTCTAAAAATTACAGATTATGCAGATGAATTATTGAATGATATTCAAAAGCTTGAAGGCTGGCCTGAAGCTGTAAAAACTATGCAAACAAATTGGATTGGCAAGTCTAAAGGTTTAACTGTCAAATTTAATCTAAAACATTCTAATGAGATTTTAGAAGTATTTACTACAAGGCCAGATACTTTAATGGGAGTTAGCTATTTAGCAATTGCTCCTGAGCACCCTCTTGCTTTAGAGCTGGCAAAGATAAATTCAGAAATAAATAATTTTATAGAAGAGTGCAGACATACTTCTACTATGGAAGCTGATCTTTCCACTCAAGAGAAAAAAGGTATTAAAACCTCTTTAAAAGTTATTCACCCCATTTCTAATGAAGAAGTTGATGTTTGGATAGCAAACTTTGTACTTATGGGATATGGTACTGGTGCTGTTATGTCTGTACCAGCTCATGATCAGAGAGATTGGGAATTTGCTCAAAAGTATAATATCCATTTAAAGCAAGTTATTGAATCAGAAAATAAAAATATAAAGGTAGACTTAACAAAAGAAGCTTTTATAGAAAAAGGTGTTCTTATCAATTCTGATGAGTTTAATGGTCTAAACTTTAAAAAAGCTTACCAAGCTATTAAAAAATATTTATTTGATAATAATAAAGGATATGAAACGACTAACTTTAGAATCCATGATTGGGGCATTTCTCGTCAGAGATATTGGGGTTGTCCTATTCCTATGGTTCATTGTGATAGCTGTGGAATTGTCCCTGAAAAAGAAGAAAATTTACCTGTTAAGCTACCTACTAATGTAACCTTGACAGAAGCTGGTTCCCCACTTAAAACTATGTCAGAATTTCTAGAAACTTCATGTCCAAAATGTGGAAGCAAAGCTACTCGAGAAACAGATACTTTTGATACTTTTTTTGAATCATCTTGGTACTATGCCCGATATACCTGCCCTACTGCTAATAAAATGCTAGATAATGAGGCAAATTATTGGCTACCTGTAGATAAATATATAGGTGGAATTGAACATGCTATTATGCACCTTTTATATGCTAGGTTTTTCCATAAATTAATGCGTGATGAAGGATTAGTAACTAGTAGTGAGCCATTTACAAATCTTCTAACACAAGGTATGGTCCTAAAAGATGGTGCAAAAATGTCTAAATCGAAAGGCAATACTGTAGACCCTCAAGAGCTTATAGATAAGTATGGTGCAGATACAGTTAGATTATTTAGTATGTTTGCTGCCCCTCCAGAACAATCTTTAGAATGGTCTGATACAGGGGTTGAGGGAGCTAATAAATTTTTAAGAAAAGTTTGGAATTATGCTCAAGCAAATAAAAACATACTACCTTCAAGCATAAGCTTAAACAACTTATCAAAAACTGATAAAAAAGCTCGTTATGAAATATATTCAAACTTAAAGCAAGCGATCTTTGATTTTGATAAAAGTCAATTTAATACTGTAGTTTCTGCATGTATGAAAATATTAAATACCTTAAATGATTATGATGATACTTTATCTGGGAATGTTAAAGCGGAAGGTTTATCTATACTTTTAAGAATTATGTCTCCATTCACGCCTCATATTTCTCATCAACTATGGCAAAAATTAGATTTTGGTGAAAATATATTAATTTCAGAATTTCCTAAGATTGATGAGAATGCTTTAGATAAAGATGATTTCTTACTTGTAGTACAAATAAATGGTAAAGTAAAAGCTAAATTTGAATTAGCATCATCATTATCTAAAGAAGAAATAGAAAAAGAAGTTTTAGCTCAAGATTCGATAAAAAACTCAATAAATGATAAACAAATTGTTAAAATTATTTATGTTCCTCAAAAATTGATGAATATTGTAATTAAGTAA
- the rpoH gene encoding RNA polymerase sigma factor RpoH — MSSEKKFLPAKTKTLPVVSDNNLSGYLSYINKLPILSEKEEYELAQKYRHEKDIDAAQKLVLAHLRFVAKIARSFSGYGLSIADLIQEGNIGLMKAVSKFDPDQGVRLVSFAVHWIKAEMHDYVLKNWKIVKVATTKSQRKLFFNLRSSKDKIGWLNNQDVKEIAEELGVKEETVIEMEKRMCQGDTSLDLPYQNDDGQENNQESLYLEDKSSNVEHQIVQQDYYDNFKTVIKDVLGGFDSRTKDIILSRYLIEKKATLQDLAKKYNISAERVRQIEEEALIKLKKAIKNRT, encoded by the coding sequence ATGAGTAGTGAAAAAAAATTCTTACCCGCAAAAACAAAAACTTTACCCGTAGTATCCGATAATAATTTATCAGGCTATTTAAGTTATATTAACAAGCTTCCTATTTTATCTGAAAAAGAAGAATATGAATTAGCCCAAAAATATAGACATGAAAAAGATATTGATGCAGCACAAAAACTAGTTTTAGCTCATTTAAGATTTGTTGCTAAAATTGCTAGGAGCTTTTCAGGTTATGGACTATCTATAGCGGATCTAATTCAAGAAGGAAATATTGGATTAATGAAGGCGGTGAGTAAATTTGATCCAGATCAAGGAGTTAGGCTCGTCTCATTTGCAGTTCATTGGATAAAAGCTGAAATGCATGATTATGTACTTAAAAATTGGAAAATAGTCAAAGTTGCAACAACCAAGTCGCAAAGAAAACTTTTTTTTAATTTAAGAAGTAGTAAAGATAAAATAGGTTGGCTAAATAATCAAGATGTGAAAGAAATAGCTGAAGAACTTGGAGTGAAAGAAGAAACAGTTATTGAGATGGAAAAAAGAATGTGTCAAGGTGATACTAGCCTAGATTTACCATACCAAAATGATGATGGACAAGAAAATAATCAAGAAAGTTTATATCTAGAAGATAAATCATCAAATGTTGAGCATCAGATTGTACAGCAAGATTATTATGATAATTTCAAAACTGTGATTAAAGATGTTCTTGGCGGGTTTGATAGCCGAACTAAAGATATTATTCTATCTAGATACCTTATTGAGAAAAAAGCAACGTTACAAGATTTAGCAAAAAAATATAATATTTCAGCAGAAAGGGTTAGGCAAATAGAAGAGGAAGCCTTAATAAAACTAAAAAAAGCTATCAAAAATCGGACTTAA
- the aroA gene encoding 3-phosphoshikimate 1-carboxyvinyltransferase produces the protein MKNFIPISNSNINKKVYLDGSKSISNRVLIIAAMANGVSQIKNLPNSADVLACVNALKELGFNVEHSQERKTLKIEGLAGSFQNKDAKIFCNESGTLTRFITPMCAVQKFGNYYIFATKRMMERPMSDQLSALVELGMKVSYEHHELSLPMTIHANGLLGGNIKIDGAKSSQFASGLLMAGAYMDKGLQLESLSDHKQPYLEMTAKVMAEFGVKVAIDRNVYKVEKSNFIAQNEYVIEPDVSTASYFWAVAAITNSKVKVMNVSKNSKQGDIKFVEALEKMGCKVNYESDGIEVIGTNTLKGINIDMRNFSDTFMTLAIIACFADSDTHISGLTHTRGQESDRVAAIEEGLKKLGIYVETTKDTILISPSRSKLKSAEVYSHNDHRIAMSLALLGLKQDGVIIDKSEAVSKTCPDYFERMRELIG, from the coding sequence ATGAAAAATTTTATACCTATATCAAATAGTAATATAAATAAAAAAGTATATTTAGATGGTTCAAAGAGTATTTCAAATAGAGTATTAATTATTGCAGCTATGGCTAATGGAGTTTCACAGATAAAAAATCTCCCTAATAGTGCTGATGTTCTAGCATGTGTAAATGCTCTAAAAGAGCTTGGATTTAATGTTGAACATTCTCAAGAAAGAAAAACTTTAAAGATAGAAGGCTTAGCCGGAAGTTTTCAAAATAAAGATGCAAAAATATTTTGTAATGAATCTGGTACTTTGACTAGGTTTATTACCCCTATGTGCGCAGTACAGAAGTTTGGTAATTATTATATTTTTGCAACAAAAAGAATGATGGAAAGACCCATGTCTGATCAGTTAAGTGCTCTAGTAGAACTTGGAATGAAGGTCAGTTATGAACATCATGAATTGTCTTTACCAATGACTATCCATGCTAATGGACTACTTGGGGGTAACATTAAGATTGATGGTGCTAAAAGTAGTCAGTTCGCTTCGGGGCTATTAATGGCTGGAGCATATATGGACAAAGGATTACAGTTAGAGTCATTATCTGACCATAAGCAACCATATTTAGAAATGACAGCAAAAGTAATGGCAGAGTTTGGAGTAAAGGTTGCTATAGATAGAAATGTTTATAAAGTAGAAAAATCAAACTTTATAGCACAAAATGAATATGTGATAGAACCTGATGTTTCAACAGCATCTTATTTTTGGGCAGTTGCTGCTATAACAAATTCTAAAGTTAAAGTAATGAATGTTTCTAAAAATTCCAAACAAGGGGATATTAAATTTGTAGAAGCATTAGAAAAAATGGGCTGTAAAGTTAATTATGAAAGTGATGGAATAGAAGTAATTGGCACAAATACTTTAAAAGGCATAAATATTGATATGAGAAACTTTTCAGATACCTTTATGACTTTAGCAATTATAGCTTGTTTTGCTGATTCTGATACTCATATATCTGGTTTAACTCACACAAGAGGACAAGAGTCAGATAGGGTTGCCGCAATAGAAGAAGGGCTTAAAAAATTGGGGATTTATGTTGAAACTACTAAAGACACTATATTAATTTCTCCATCTAGAAGTAAATTAAAATCAGCAGAGGTTTATAGTCATAATGATCATAGAATAGCAATGTCTTTAGCTTTATTAGGCTTAAAACAGGATGGTGTAATTATAGATAAATCAGAAGCAGTATCAAAAACTTGTCCAGATTATTTTGAAAGGATGAGAGAGTTAATAGGCTAG
- a CDS encoding MFS transporter — MKKTLLLILTPIIAMCVLSFGNGFFTTFSTIELNSMGHSHIAIGIISAAYFLGLTAGPYFSQYTIVRVGYIRAFSLFASTMAISTLLLGIFKGMLVWMILRFICGYSLAALFVIVESWCLLSTDKKSRGTIFSIYLFIYYGTQAFSQLMLNFHFSDLLLAYCFVSTLCSVAIVFMCFTKTVAPAPASEEVNSPMKIIKAVPLGMVAGFTGGVLLGSVYSMLPLFLINISNDHNTVSIIMMTTLLGGMLLQIPIGKISDMIDRRVVMLIVSIGLVIASLLVCIFYHVLPIFIVIMFLFGGGAFVIYPLAISHSSDFLDEDQILSAIGLITIFYGLGSIFGPIIISIFTDIIGSIGFFITVGSASTLLSLYIIYRLRVRSKSSQEETSQFTLVTPESATFSEAQEIVSDRLVES; from the coding sequence ATGAAAAAAACTTTACTTCTAATACTAACGCCAATAATAGCAATGTGCGTTCTTTCGTTTGGAAATGGCTTTTTCACGACATTCTCTACAATAGAGCTTAATAGCATGGGACACTCTCACATAGCTATAGGTATAATATCAGCTGCATATTTTTTAGGCTTAACAGCAGGACCTTATTTTTCTCAATATACTATTGTAAGAGTCGGATATATTAGAGCATTTTCTTTATTTGCATCAACAATGGCTATAAGTACTTTGTTGCTAGGTATTTTTAAAGGGATGTTAGTATGGATGATTTTAAGATTTATATGCGGCTATTCACTAGCTGCTTTATTTGTAATTGTTGAAAGCTGGTGTTTATTATCTACAGATAAGAAAAGTAGAGGCACTATTTTTTCAATATATTTATTTATATATTATGGAACTCAAGCTTTTAGCCAATTAATGCTAAATTTCCATTTTAGTGATTTATTATTAGCATATTGCTTTGTTTCTACATTATGTAGTGTAGCAATTGTTTTTATGTGTTTTACAAAAACAGTTGCACCAGCACCAGCTTCTGAAGAAGTAAACTCCCCTATGAAAATTATAAAGGCTGTACCTTTAGGAATGGTTGCTGGATTTACTGGAGGAGTCCTTTTAGGCTCTGTTTATTCAATGTTGCCTTTATTTTTAATAAATATATCAAATGATCATAATACAGTATCAATAATTATGATGACTACTCTACTCGGAGGAATGTTACTTCAGATACCTATTGGTAAAATCTCTGATATGATTGATAGAAGGGTTGTGATGTTAATTGTTAGCATAGGTCTAGTTATAGCTTCGCTGCTTGTATGTATTTTCTATCATGTATTACCTATATTCATAGTAATTATGTTTTTGTTTGGCGGAGGAGCATTTGTTATATATCCATTAGCAATAAGTCATTCTAGTGACTTTTTAGATGAGGATCAGATATTAAGTGCAATTGGTTTAATTACAATATTTTATGGATTAGGATCAATATTTGGTCCAATTATTATTTCTATATTTACAGATATTATAGGAAGTATAGGATTTTTTATTACAGTAGGATCTGCTTCTACACTATTATCTTTGTATATTATTTATAGATTACGTGTTAGATCAAAATCCTCACAAGAAGAGACTTCTCAATTCACTTTGGTTACTCCAGAAAGTGCGACTTTTAGTGAAGCTCAGGAAATTGTTTCTGATAGATTAGTAGAATCTTAA
- the ansA gene encoding asparaginase, translated as MENYSHKKILVLYTGGTIGMVSTDRGYDVEEGYLTKTIDGIRNFYDYNMPQFVIKEYPVLIDSSNIKPKNWITLVSDIIKYYNDYDGFVILHGTDTLSYTASVLSFMLGEIQKPVIVTGSQIPISQIRSDATFNILNSLIFACSDKIKEVCVYFNHKLRRGNRTTKADATGFDAFLSPNYPSLAYVGIDLNLKEKRLWTRQPDSTIASLERNIEIPKIAMLSIFPGMEYDILETILEPPLQGLILKTYGAGNMANDPSVHKILAKANDRGIVIVNCTQCMYGSVKMNAYKTSNGLVDAGVVSGYDMTDEAALGKLFYLLTQKNITQKEIKEAFNISLQGEVTIPKGI; from the coding sequence ATGGAAAATTATAGTCATAAAAAAATATTAGTATTATATACAGGTGGAACTATTGGTATGGTTAGTACTGATAGGGGTTATGATGTTGAAGAAGGATATTTAACTAAGACAATTGATGGGATTCGTAATTTTTATGACTATAATATGCCTCAATTTGTTATTAAAGAATACCCAGTTCTTATAGATTCATCAAATATCAAACCTAAGAATTGGATTACTTTAGTATCTGATATTATTAAATATTATAATGACTATGATGGATTTGTTATTTTGCATGGTACAGATACATTATCTTATACTGCATCTGTATTATCTTTTATGTTAGGTGAAATACAAAAGCCAGTTATAGTAACCGGATCGCAAATACCTATTTCACAAATTAGATCTGACGCAACATTTAATATATTAAATAGTCTAATTTTTGCTTGTAGTGATAAAATTAAAGAAGTATGTGTTTATTTTAATCATAAGCTAAGAAGAGGGAATAGAACAACAAAAGCAGATGCCACTGGTTTTGATGCTTTTCTTTCCCCAAACTATCCATCATTAGCATATGTTGGAATAGATCTAAATCTTAAAGAAAAAAGATTATGGACTCGTCAACCAGATTCTACTATAGCGTCTTTGGAAAGGAACATAGAAATTCCTAAAATAGCTATGTTAAGTATTTTTCCAGGTATGGAGTATGATATTTTAGAAACAATTTTAGAACCGCCGTTACAAGGTCTTATTTTAAAGACTTATGGTGCTGGAAATATGGCTAATGATCCTAGTGTTCATAAAATACTAGCTAAGGCTAATGATAGAGGGATTGTTATTGTTAATTGTACTCAATGTATGTACGGAAGTGTGAAAATGAATGCGTATAAAACCTCAAACGGATTAGTTGATGCTGGTGTTGTTTCTGGATATGATATGACAGATGAGGCAGCTCTTGGAAAACTTTTTTATCTACTTACTCAAAAAAATATTACTCAAAAAGAAATAAAAGAAGCTTTTAATATAAGTTTGCAAGGAGAAGTTACTATTCCAAAAGGTATTTAA
- a CDS encoding class I SAM-dependent methyltransferase, with protein sequence MAKQRVILRTLQNRWYKRILVISAKQETYFDKLKALNKASVSGFLIEEPRGCIFDLDAWPFSLKYFDLIILDDIIFTYKKQLKDILEQVHFCLADDGDLVIVSTKGCFAAELLPKAISSGFINDKLTPISSSENRILNNIKKLATREFIAFFKKSRHFDLDSAVLSSKVAVAVKV encoded by the coding sequence ATGGCAAAGCAACGAGTAATTTTAAGAACTTTACAAAATAGATGGTATAAAAGAATACTTGTTATTTCAGCAAAACAGGAAACCTATTTTGATAAGCTTAAAGCATTAAATAAAGCTTCTGTTTCAGGCTTTCTAATTGAAGAGCCAAGAGGTTGCATATTTGACTTAGATGCCTGGCCTTTTTCTTTAAAATATTTTGATTTAATAATATTAGATGACATTATTTTTACATATAAAAAGCAACTCAAAGACATTCTTGAACAAGTGCATTTTTGTTTAGCAGATGATGGAGATCTTGTAATTGTTAGTACAAAAGGATGTTTTGCTGCTGAATTATTACCTAAAGCCATATCAAGTGGATTTATTAATGATAAATTGACTCCAATTAGTAGTAGTGAAAATAGAATTTTAAATAATATAAAAAAATTAGCGACTCGAGAATTCATAGCATTTTTCAAAAAAAGTAGGCATTTTGATTTGGATTCTGCCGTACTATCTTCAAAAGTTGCTGTAGCTGTAAAAGTTTAA
- a CDS encoding copper homeostasis protein CutC → MYIEVITTNILDSQKAEKLNIDRIELVENLKVGGLTPNIDIILSVCNSVNIPVNVMLRSHANSFTYSNDDMSTMLKDLEKIKKTKANGIVFGCLDKNGYIDEEKLKIIIDKKEHLDLTFHRAIDETKDYFKALNILTKYDIKTILTSGHHQSALEGINNLIKAKDILEDSKIQLLAGAGFKESNIFKFIEKTKIFDLHLGSGARLNNVFENDFNKDFLKKLKS, encoded by the coding sequence ATGTATATAGAAGTTATAACAACTAATATTTTAGATTCTCAAAAAGCTGAAAAATTAAATATTGATAGAATAGAGCTAGTAGAGAATTTAAAAGTTGGTGGATTAACTCCAAATATAGATATAATTTTATCAGTTTGCAACTCAGTTAACATTCCTGTAAATGTAATGCTTAGATCTCATGCCAATAGTTTTACTTATAGCAATGATGATATGTCAACCATGTTAAAAGATTTAGAAAAAATAAAAAAAACTAAAGCTAATGGTATTGTATTTGGATGTTTGGATAAGAATGGTTATATTGATGAAGAAAAATTAAAAATAATAATAGATAAAAAAGAACATCTTGATCTAACCTTCCATAGGGCTATAGATGAAACAAAAGACTATTTTAAAGCCTTAAATATATTAACTAAATATGATATAAAAACTATCCTTACATCAGGACATCATCAATCTGCTTTAGAAGGGATTAATAATTTAATAAAAGCAAAAGATATTTTAGAGGATTCTAAAATTCAACTTCTTGCTGGAGCTGGGTTTAAAGAATCAAATATATTCAAATTTATTGAGAAGACTAAAATTTTTGACTTACATCTTGGATCTGGGGCTAGATTAAATAATGTTTTTGAGAATGACTTTAATAAAGATTTTCTAAAAAAACTAAAATCTTAA
- a CDS encoding carbonic anhydrase encodes MSDIKELLEGNRKWAKNIKEVDPEFFNTLSKGQAPEYLWIGCSDSRVPANQICGLIPGDVFVHRNVANIVSLTDLNCLSVLQYAVEVLKVKKIIVCGHYSCGGVETIVKCKQFGLIDNWLTSIQEIKEQNIELIEETLEHLKHDKARYESAMVDIMCELNALHQAINLCKTTVVKTAWRKGLNFTIHSAIYGIKDGKLHQISQGIGSREEMKAAYKGAIEGIRARYLIL; translated from the coding sequence ATGAGTGATATTAAAGAGTTATTAGAAGGTAATAGAAAATGGGCAAAAAATATAAAAGAAGTTGACCCTGAATTTTTTAACACTTTATCAAAAGGTCAAGCACCAGAATATTTATGGATAGGGTGTTCTGATAGTAGAGTCCCTGCAAACCAAATATGTGGTTTAATACCTGGAGATGTTTTTGTTCATCGTAATGTTGCAAACATAGTTTCATTAACTGATTTAAATTGTTTATCGGTTCTTCAGTATGCGGTAGAAGTGTTGAAAGTTAAGAAAATTATTGTCTGTGGACATTATTCTTGTGGTGGTGTAGAAACTATTGTTAAATGCAAGCAATTTGGACTTATAGATAACTGGCTAACATCAATTCAGGAAATTAAAGAGCAGAATATAGAGCTTATAGAAGAGACTTTAGAACATTTAAAGCATGATAAAGCTCGTTATGAATCGGCGATGGTTGATATTATGTGTGAGCTAAATGCTTTACACCAAGCTATTAACTTATGTAAAACAACTGTTGTTAAAACTGCTTGGAGAAAGGGTCTTAATTTTACTATCCATTCTGCTATTTATGGTATTAAAGATGGCAAACTTCATCAAATTAGCCAAGGTATTGGTTCAAGAGAAGAAATGAAAGCTGCTTATAAAGGTGCTATTGAAGGAATAAGAGCTAGATATTTAATTCTTTAA